In Terriglobia bacterium, the following proteins share a genomic window:
- the lptD gene encoding LPS assembly protein LptD — translation MSVNLYPHIRLSASRRTALHAALRRAAGALLIFLLAALLLPRASQAGQQVHLPAGKGGVVELSAAGPQRRQGDLFSADDDVQIAYQGMRLRADHVEFNSRTSEALARGHVLFEFRNQRLEGDEAHYNVRTGHGTFRNVRGTVKMERRANPAVLISDNPLYFEAREVERLDNDLFVVRHAWVTVCDPARPKWQFYAPHARIRVGKSVALVNANFRFFRVPLVWLPYASAPAGRKVRQSGFLVPDIGSSSRKGFILGDAFYWAPVPWMDATLGAQFMSRRGFSQNADFRATPWENTSFHYSYYGVVDRGLPDSFGVRHPQGGHQQEFQFVSLLPSGWRAVADINQISSLTFRLAFADSFGEAVNSEVRSSGFLTNNFRGFSLNFAAVNDRSYLTIQPETSVILRRAPEVRFSSLEQAPWKNLPVYFAFSALAGAVHRSDSTLDTPTAVQRTEFAPRVTLPLHFGSWLGLTSTAAIRATRYGASLDTAGALSTQSITRNTGEFTLDLRPPAFERIFARPASRRKWKHTVEPGIIYRYVTGVRDFSRFIRFDQDSTLTNTSEVEYGVTQRLFLKDGDGQPEEFLSWRVLQKHYFDPTFGGAIVPGQRNVLQALNSLTPFAFADGPRHFSPIVSDAKITPGGRYDAESILEYDTQRSKLTVIGSLLKIRPSTNFSATLAHFRVQANPLLQPFSNQIRALLGYGEMNRRGFNAAGGFTYDITRGFLQNQIMQVSFNGSCCGIAVEYRRIALGQVRTENQFRVALILANIGTFGNLRRREKIF, via the coding sequence GTGAGCGTGAATCTTTACCCGCATATACGGCTTTCGGCTTCGCGGCGCACTGCCCTCCACGCGGCCTTGCGGCGCGCCGCGGGCGCGCTGCTCATCTTCCTTTTGGCCGCGCTTCTTCTGCCGCGCGCCTCCCAAGCCGGCCAGCAGGTGCATCTGCCCGCGGGCAAAGGCGGGGTCGTCGAGCTTTCCGCCGCCGGGCCGCAGCGCCGCCAGGGCGATCTCTTCAGCGCCGATGACGACGTGCAGATCGCCTACCAGGGCATGCGCTTGCGCGCCGACCACGTCGAATTCAACTCCCGCACCTCCGAAGCCCTGGCCCGCGGGCACGTCCTCTTCGAGTTCCGGAACCAGCGCCTGGAAGGCGACGAAGCCCATTACAACGTGCGCACTGGCCACGGCACCTTCCGCAACGTCCGCGGCACCGTCAAGATGGAGCGCCGCGCCAACCCTGCCGTGCTCATTTCCGACAATCCCCTCTATTTCGAAGCCCGCGAAGTGGAGCGCCTGGACAACGATCTCTTCGTCGTGCGCCATGCCTGGGTGACTGTCTGCGATCCCGCCCGTCCCAAGTGGCAGTTCTATGCTCCGCACGCTCGCATCCGCGTGGGCAAGTCCGTGGCCCTGGTCAACGCCAATTTCCGCTTCTTTCGCGTGCCCCTGGTCTGGCTGCCCTACGCCAGCGCGCCCGCCGGGCGCAAGGTCCGCCAGTCCGGCTTTCTCGTTCCAGACATCGGCAGCAGCTCGCGCAAGGGCTTTATCCTCGGCGACGCCTTCTACTGGGCCCCCGTTCCGTGGATGGATGCCACCCTGGGCGCGCAGTTCATGAGCCGCCGCGGCTTCAGCCAGAACGCCGACTTCCGCGCCACGCCCTGGGAGAACACCTCCTTCCACTACAGCTACTACGGCGTCGTGGATCGCGGCCTGCCCGATTCATTTGGCGTCCGCCACCCCCAGGGCGGCCATCAGCAGGAGTTTCAGTTCGTCTCTCTCCTCCCCAGCGGCTGGCGCGCCGTCGCCGACATCAACCAGATCTCCTCGCTCACCTTCCGCCTCGCCTTCGCCGACAGTTTCGGCGAAGCCGTCAACTCCGAAGTGCGCAGCTCCGGCTTCCTCACCAACAATTTCCGCGGCTTCAGCCTTAATTTCGCCGCCGTCAACGACCGCAGCTACCTCACCATTCAGCCCGAAACCAGCGTCATCCTGCGCCGCGCCCCGGAGGTCCGCTTCAGTTCCCTCGAGCAGGCGCCCTGGAAAAATCTCCCTGTCTATTTCGCCTTTTCCGCCCTGGCTGGCGCTGTCCATCGCTCCGACTCCACCCTGGACACCCCCACCGCCGTGCAGCGCACGGAGTTCGCCCCGCGCGTCACCCTGCCCCTTCATTTCGGCTCCTGGCTCGGCCTCACCTCCACTGCGGCCATCCGCGCCACGCGCTACGGCGCTTCTCTCGACACCGCGGGCGCTCTCTCCACGCAATCCATCACCCGCAATACCGGCGAGTTCACCCTCGACCTCCGCCCCCCCGCCTTCGAAAGGATCTTCGCCAGGCCCGCCTCGCGCCGCAAATGGAAACACACCGTCGAGCCCGGGATCATCTACCGCTACGTCACCGGCGTCCGCGATTTTAGCCGTTTCATCCGCTTCGATCAGGACTCCACTCTCACCAACACCAGTGAAGTCGAGTACGGCGTAACCCAGCGCCTCTTCCTCAAGGACGGCGACGGCCAGCCCGAAGAGTTCCTTTCCTGGCGCGTCCTGCAAAAGCACTATTTCGACCCCACCTTCGGCGGCGCTATCGTCCCCGGCCAGCGCAACGTCCTGCAGGCCCTCAATTCCCTCACCCCCTTCGCCTTCGCCGACGGCCCCCGCCACTTCTCCCCCATCGTCAGCGACGCCAAGATCACCCCCGGCGGGCGCTACGACGCCGAGTCCATCCTCGAATACGACACCCAGCGGAGTAAGCTCACGGTCATCGGTTCGCTCCTCAAGATCCGCCCCTCCACTAATTTTTCCGCCACCCTGGCCCATTTCCGCGTCCAGGCCAATCCCTTGCTCCAGCCCTTTTCCAATCAGATTCGCGCCCTTCTCGGCTACGGCGAGATGAACCGCCGCGGCTTCAATGCTGCCGGCGGCTTCACCTACGACATCACCCGCGGCTTCCTCCAGAATCAGATCATGCAGGTGAGCTTCAACGGCAGCTGCTGCGGCATCGCCGTGGAATACCGCCGCATCGCCCTCGGCCAGGTGCGCACGGAGAACCAGTTCCGCGTCGCGCTCATCCTCGCCAACATCGGCACCTTCGGCAACCTGCGCCGCCGCGAAAAGATTTTCTAG